From one Amycolatopsis sp. FDAARGOS 1241 genomic stretch:
- a CDS encoding sensor histidine kinase KdpD codes for MESVPERRAGTGRRSEDRTVEALWGVLHDLGHEITTLTYLVEAEFKDLAGAGLIGEQVVRLRTLVAHALAAETHAEVVQLRPLLAQLVKLTDRVSRSSVVLVDGAAAAVRADSTVLWRILANVLGNAVRAAGDGGHVRVELTANSPVTVSISDDGPGFGRIPPGTASLGLATVARLAESCGAQTLVGPGEPAGTCVRIVFPSRKSEGEEHP; via the coding sequence ATGGAATCCGTGCCGGAACGTCGCGCGGGCACCGGGCGCCGAAGCGAGGACCGAACCGTCGAGGCCCTGTGGGGAGTGCTGCACGATCTCGGCCACGAGATCACGACACTGACCTACCTGGTCGAGGCGGAATTCAAGGATCTGGCCGGGGCGGGATTGATCGGCGAGCAGGTCGTGCGCCTGCGCACGCTCGTCGCCCACGCGCTGGCCGCCGAGACGCACGCGGAGGTCGTGCAGCTGCGGCCGTTGCTGGCGCAGCTGGTGAAGCTGACCGATCGGGTCAGCCGGTCGTCGGTGGTGCTCGTGGACGGTGCCGCAGCCGCGGTCCGTGCGGACAGCACGGTCCTGTGGCGGATCCTGGCCAACGTGCTCGGCAACGCGGTGCGGGCCGCCGGTGATGGCGGCCACGTGCGCGTGGAGCTCACGGCCAACTCGCCGGTCACCGTGTCGATCTCGGACGACGGGCCCGGGTTCGGGCGCATCCCGCCGGGCACGGCGTCGCTGGGCCTGGCGACGGTCGCGCGGCTGGCCGAGTCCTGCGGCGCGCAGACGCTGGTCGGTCCGGGCGAGCCGGCGGGCACTTGCGTGCGGATCGTCTTCCCCAGCCGGAAAAGTGAAGGGGAGGAACATCCATGA